A section of the Pseudanabaena mucicola str. Chao 1806 genome encodes:
- a CDS encoding RtcB family protein: MPFQKLDISTPKPVLSWADHGLGHAETQMAKNVASLPFVFKHVALMPDVHLGKGALVGSVVATKEAIVPAAVGVDIGCGMTAIKTPFHYEQLEGKLKQIRLEIETAIPVGFNDNKEVEKPVLNWQGWREFNDLHSGVQHLESKAMKQMGSLGGGNHFIEVCIDTDNQIWLMLHSGSRNIGNMLAQRHIETAKDLAKLAGTSLPDKDLAYFVAGTSEFAAYWRDLQWAQAYAHWNRDVMMARFKKIIEKYASGGKPCKPLLAVNCHHNYAEKETHFGEDVYVTRKGAVRARTEDYGIIPGSMGAKSFIVKGKGNAESYCSCSHGAGRLLSRSKAKDQFTLDDLIQQTKGVECRKDTGIIDEIPAAYKPIEQVMHQQFDLVEVVATLKQIICVKG, from the coding sequence ATGCCTTTTCAAAAATTAGATATTTCCACACCCAAGCCAGTCTTGTCTTGGGCAGATCATGGTCTAGGTCATGCTGAAACACAAATGGCAAAAAATGTTGCCTCCTTGCCCTTTGTGTTCAAACATGTAGCCCTCATGCCCGATGTCCATCTCGGTAAAGGCGCACTCGTAGGTTCCGTCGTTGCCACCAAAGAAGCGATCGTACCTGCGGCTGTGGGCGTAGACATTGGTTGTGGCATGACCGCGATCAAAACTCCATTTCACTATGAACAGCTAGAGGGAAAGCTAAAGCAAATTCGTTTAGAAATTGAAACTGCAATTCCTGTCGGTTTTAACGATAATAAAGAAGTAGAAAAGCCTGTTCTCAACTGGCAAGGATGGCGTGAATTCAACGATTTGCATAGTGGCGTTCAGCACCTAGAGAGCAAAGCGATGAAGCAAATGGGTTCCCTCGGTGGAGGCAATCACTTCATCGAAGTCTGCATAGATACGGATAATCAAATATGGCTTATGCTACATTCTGGATCTCGGAATATCGGCAATATGCTAGCGCAAAGACATATTGAGACGGCAAAGGATTTAGCAAAACTCGCAGGAACTTCTTTGCCTGATAAAGACCTCGCCTATTTTGTGGCAGGCACTTCTGAATTCGCCGCTTACTGGCGCGATTTGCAATGGGCTCAAGCATATGCACATTGGAATCGAGATGTGATGATGGCACGATTTAAGAAGATTATCGAGAAGTATGCGAGTGGGGGTAAACCATGTAAGCCTCTGCTCGCTGTCAATTGTCATCACAACTACGCTGAAAAGGAAACTCATTTCGGTGAAGATGTGTATGTCACGCGCAAAGGTGCGGTGAGAGCGAGAACAGAAGACTATGGCATTATTCCTGGTTCCATGGGAGCGAAATCTTTCATTGTTAAAGGAAAGGGAAATGCTGAAAGTTATTGTTCCTGTTCTCATGGTGCGGGGCGATTGCTATCTCGCAGTAAAGCCAAGGATCAGTTCACTTTAGATGATTTGATTCAGCAGACTAAAGGAGTTGAATGTCGCAAGGATACAGGTATCATTGATGAGATCCCTGCGGCTTATAAACCGATTGAGCAAGTGATGCATCAGCAATTCGATCTTGTAGAAGTAGTTGCGACTTTGAAGCAAATTATTTGTGTGAAAGGTTGA
- a CDS encoding thiamine phosphate synthase has protein sequence MSQQIIYRILDANLDRAREAIRTIEEWCRFGLEDLELCDRCKQMRQELAQWHREEFRRARNTPDDPATGLSHANEASRADVQSVLRANMGRLQEALRVLEEYGKVVDPNLGAAMKQLRYQVYTLESQLLSYEVTNLGQMRRQKLQAANLYLVTMPVDNIVSVVESALQGGVQIVQYRQKEGEDCTRLKLAQQLCDICHQYDALFLVNDRVDIAIAVGADGIHVGQTDLPVASVRQILSANGGDASQYIIGQSTTNPQELAISLNDQVDYVGVGPVHATPTKPNKAAAGYEYVNYAAQNIQIPWFAIGGIDEHNLEEAITAGAKRVAVVRALMKAEHPDHVARQMKSLLSPA, from the coding sequence ATGTCTCAACAAATTATTTATCGCATTCTCGATGCCAATCTTGATCGCGCCCGTGAGGCAATTCGTACCATCGAAGAATGGTGTCGCTTTGGCTTAGAAGATCTTGAACTTTGCGATCGCTGCAAACAGATGCGTCAAGAACTCGCTCAATGGCATCGGGAAGAGTTCCGTCGTGCCCGTAATACCCCCGATGACCCTGCTACGGGATTGAGCCATGCCAATGAAGCTAGTCGGGCGGATGTGCAGTCGGTATTGAGAGCGAATATGGGGCGTTTGCAGGAAGCGCTGAGGGTTTTAGAGGAATATGGCAAAGTTGTTGATCCCAATTTGGGTGCTGCGATGAAGCAATTACGCTATCAGGTCTATACCTTAGAGAGCCAATTACTAAGTTATGAAGTGACTAATCTTGGACAGATGCGCCGCCAAAAGTTGCAAGCGGCGAATTTATATCTGGTGACTATGCCCGTAGATAATATTGTCTCCGTGGTGGAGTCGGCATTGCAAGGTGGGGTACAGATCGTGCAGTATCGTCAAAAGGAAGGAGAAGACTGCACTCGTTTAAAACTTGCCCAGCAACTTTGCGACATTTGCCATCAATACGATGCGCTGTTTCTGGTGAATGATCGCGTTGACATTGCGATCGCTGTCGGAGCCGATGGTATTCATGTGGGACAAACGGATTTACCAGTTGCCTCAGTTCGCCAAATCCTCAGTGCTAATGGTGGTGATGCTTCTCAATACATCATTGGACAATCCACCACAAATCCTCAAGAATTAGCGATCTCTCTGAATGATCAAGTAGATTATGTCGGTGTAGGTCCCGTCCATGCCACACCTACGAAACCTAATAAGGCAGCCGCAGGTTATGAGTATGTTAATTATGCAGCGCAAAATATTCAGATTCCTTGGTTTGCGATCGGCGGTATCGATGAACATAATCTAGAAGAAGCTATCACCGCAGGTGCAAAGCGAGTAGCTGTAGTACGTGCTCTGATGAAAGCCGAACATCCCGATCACGTGGCAAGACAAATGAAATCGCTATTATCTCCAGCCTAA
- a CDS encoding DUF6930 domain-containing protein, with the protein MTTLNRSTLRRLKKLKQTSAVWEGDRRTLPAKISQPQDSSNIIPLHAHEEESKSQCILWVDGSMGMVRSMDVVDSSVGQEAFVRALLQAIEHPQSPAQPSLPQKILVCDRELQFYLRGVLQDLGISVEYIERLPLIDEIFSHILESFSANPPVIPERFAEDLHRQSEQLWHNAPWKSLWDHQVISIKLDAWDLETLYAIVMGKMGLEQGVIFYRTEESLVKFRHRIIAGSSEDEIEETFLHQDCLFNLFEIPELEMEDDFPPFPFRGKVKALPVTSTPMRPIYGTLHPLEGGRPYLYDEEAIALTVALEALNKFWEQYSNRLQSGFSKLKGTYTIYAPSLDSDVEESIEVVVQTMPDLADELHNLVEDDDDDSPLINEDLWPENVLIHMMTIPWSQVGFLRDAKIHRQLADKPIATSAQKSEGLPGLMIQTSRPKALELIEKISSFGGIHALCFNPAEDILGNACQLGLMVMNNEDLHLFGEFDKKALSSDHHKRWKQRAKNTKGNICVIIAMGLTGASRGNPAPNHILGYYEIKLMDDKELGLGKLRAEPAFDFDFDF; encoded by the coding sequence ATGACCACGTTAAACCGCTCCACTCTTCGTCGCCTCAAAAAGCTCAAGCAGACATCTGCAGTTTGGGAAGGCGATCGCCGTACCTTACCAGCCAAGATCAGTCAACCTCAAGACTCTTCTAACATTATTCCGCTTCATGCCCATGAAGAAGAGTCCAAGTCCCAATGTATTTTGTGGGTAGATGGCTCAATGGGCATGGTAAGGTCGATGGATGTAGTTGACTCGTCAGTGGGGCAAGAGGCTTTTGTCCGCGCCTTATTGCAAGCGATCGAACATCCCCAAAGTCCTGCTCAACCCTCCTTGCCACAAAAGATTTTGGTATGCGATCGCGAACTTCAGTTTTATTTGCGTGGTGTACTCCAAGATTTGGGGATTTCCGTTGAGTATATTGAGCGACTTCCTCTAATTGATGAAATTTTTTCGCATATTTTAGAGAGTTTTTCTGCTAACCCCCCCGTAATTCCAGAGCGATTTGCCGAAGACTTGCATAGACAGTCAGAACAGCTATGGCACAACGCTCCTTGGAAATCACTCTGGGATCATCAAGTAATTTCAATTAAGCTCGATGCATGGGATCTGGAAACCCTATATGCGATCGTGATGGGCAAAATGGGTCTAGAGCAAGGGGTAATCTTTTATCGCACCGAAGAGTCTCTGGTCAAGTTTCGCCATCGAATTATTGCAGGTAGTTCTGAGGATGAAATCGAAGAAACCTTCCTACATCAAGACTGTTTGTTTAATTTGTTTGAAATCCCAGAGTTGGAAATGGAAGATGATTTCCCGCCATTTCCATTTCGTGGCAAGGTGAAAGCATTACCTGTAACCTCTACCCCCATGAGACCTATCTATGGCACATTGCATCCTCTCGAAGGCGGTAGACCTTACCTATACGATGAAGAGGCGATCGCGCTCACTGTAGCGCTAGAAGCCTTAAATAAATTCTGGGAGCAGTACAGTAATCGTCTGCAATCTGGCTTTAGTAAACTCAAGGGAACTTACACCATTTATGCCCCCAGTCTCGATAGCGATGTCGAAGAAAGCATAGAGGTAGTAGTCCAGACTATGCCCGATCTAGCAGATGAGTTGCATAACTTGGTTGAAGATGATGATGACGATTCGCCATTGATCAATGAGGATCTCTGGCCAGAGAACGTCCTAATTCATATGATGACCATCCCTTGGTCACAGGTAGGTTTTTTACGTGATGCAAAGATCCATCGACAGCTTGCGGACAAACCTATAGCGACATCTGCTCAAAAAAGCGAAGGCTTACCAGGACTGATGATTCAGACCTCCCGCCCTAAAGCCTTAGAATTAATCGAAAAAATTAGCAGCTTTGGAGGTATTCATGCTTTATGCTTCAATCCTGCGGAGGATATCCTCGGCAATGCCTGTCAACTGGGCTTAATGGTGATGAACAATGAAGATCTGCATCTCTTTGGCGAATTTGATAAGAAAGCGCTCAGCAGTGATCATCATAAACGTTGGAAGCAACGCGCTAAAAATACCAAAGGCAATATCTGCGTCATTATTGCTATGGGTCTTACGGGCGCTTCACGAGGCAATCCTGCACCCAATCATATCTTGGGATATTACGAAATCAAACTCATGGATGATAAAGAATTAGGTTTAGGTAAATTACGCGCTGAACCTGCCTTTGACTTTGATTTTGACTTTTAA